Proteins co-encoded in one Gossypium arboreum isolate Shixiya-1 chromosome 11, ASM2569848v2, whole genome shotgun sequence genomic window:
- the LOC108471228 gene encoding ribulose bisphosphate carboxylase small subunit, chloroplastic, protein MASSMISSATIATASPAQANMVAPFTGLKSASAFPVTRKANNDITSLASNGGRVQCMQVWPPTGKKKFETLSYLPDLTPVQLAKEVDYLLRSKWVPCLEFELEEGFVHRKYSSLPTYYDGRYWTMWKLPMFGCTDSAQVLEELEECKKAYPNAFIRIIGFDNVRQVQCISFIAYKPPGF, encoded by the exons ATGGCTTCCTCAATGATCTCATCGGCTACCATTGCCACTGCCTCTCCGGCACAGGCTAACATGGTCGCCCCTTTCACCGGCCTCAAGTCTGCCTCTGCTTTCCCAGTCACCAGGAAGGCCAACAACGACATTACTTCTCTCGCAAGCAATGGCGGCAGAGTGCAATGCATGCAG GTGTGGCCTCCTACTGGAAAGAAGAAGTTCGAGACTCTCTCATACCTCCCCGATCTTACACCCGTGCAGTTGGCTAAGGAAGTAGATTACCTTCTTCGCTCAAAATGGGTTCCTTGCTTGGAGTTCGAATTGGAG GAGGGATTCGTGCACCGTAAGTACTCGAGCTTACCCACGTACTACGATGGACGCTACTGGACCATGTGGAAGCTGCCCATGTTCGGGTGCACCGACTCGGCTCAGGTGTTGGAGGAGCTTGAGGAATGCAAGAAGGCATACCCCAATGCATTCATTAGAATCATTGGCTTCGACAACGTGCGTCAAGTGCAGTGCATTAGTTTCATTGCCTACAAGCCTCCAGGCTTCTAA